The sequence GACAAATGGCATGGATCGTGAGCTGACAATCCAGGAGGTGATAGCCGTTTTTTTCAGCAGCTTTGATTCCCGCTCTTAGGATGGAATCGTTTTTGAACTCAATGGTTTTGTTGCAGCGCACGCAGATGAGATGGTGATGGTGATGGGGAGAGGGTTGGTTAATTTCGTAGTGCTTGTGCCCTTCGGCCAGCTCTAGCTCTCGCAAAATCCCCATACGAGACATCAGCTTTAGCGTCCGGTAAATGGTGGCAAGACTAATGCCCTTTCCACGCTCCTGCAAGAAAGTGTGAAGATCTTCAGCGCTAAGATGTTTGCCTTCGGGCA comes from Synechococcales cyanobacterium T60_A2020_003 and encodes:
- a CDS encoding transcriptional repressor, with the translated sequence MYTPTSLKAELNSRGWRMTPQREVILNVFHDLPEGKHLSAEDLHTFLQERGKGISLATIYRTLKLMSRMGILRELELAEGHKHYEINQPSPHHHHHLICVRCNKTIEFKNDSILRAGIKAAEKNGYHLLDCQLTIHAICPTCQRSLMPV